CCGCTGTGGTTCGTGTTCGGTGCGTTCCTCGTGTTCCCCGCGTGGTTGGTCGTGGGTGAGTGGTTCGTGTGGAATCTGCTGAGCGGTGTGTCGTCGCTCTCGACGGCAGCGTCCGGAGGAGTGGCCTTCTTTGCGCACATCGGTGGCTTCGTCCTGGGCATCCTGGCGATTCGGCCGCTGATGTTCGGCCGCGCGCGGCACCGGAGTCAGATCTGGCATGGCTTCCGGCCCACCGAGCCACGCTTGCGGGCGGGTGAGGTTCGGGACGGACCTCGACGTGACCCTTGGGCGTGGTAGATTCCGCGGCCGAAATGACCACGGTCCGCATCTACAACACCCTCACGCGCAACCTGGAGCCGCTCGAGCCGCGGCAGGACATGAAGGTGGGCGTGTATTGCTGCGGGCCCACGGTCTACGACGTGCCGCACGCCGGGCACGCACGCGCGGCGGTGGCCTTCGACGTGTTGGTTCGCCACCTCCGGGCGCGCGGCTACGACGTCACCTACGTGCGCAACATCACGGACATCGACGACAAGATCCTGGCGCGCGCCAAGGAGAACGGCGAGACGCCGCTGGCGCTCTCGAGCCGCATGGCGGACGTCTATCGGGAGCAGATTGGTGCGGTCGGCTGCGCGAGCCCGACGCACGAGCCGAAGGTCAGTGACCACCTGGACGAGATCGTCGAGCTGGTGAAGAAGCTCGTGGCCGAGGGGGCGGCCTACGTCGTCGACATGCCCGGCGGGCTGCGTGACGTGTATTTCTCGGTGCGCAGCTTTCCGGGCTACGGCAAGCTCTCACGTCGTCGGATCGACGAGCTGGTGTCGGGTGCGCGGGTCGAAAAGGACGAGACCAAGCAGGATCCTCTCGACTTCGCCCTGTGGAAGGGCGCGCCCAAGGAAGAGTGGGGTTGGGACAGCCCCTGGGGTCACGGCCGACCTGGTTGGCACATCGAGTGCTCGGCCATGAGTGAGAAGTACCTGGGCCACGGCTTCGACATCCACGCCGGCGGCATGGATCTCATCTTCCCTCATCACGAGAACGAGATCGCGCAGAGTGAGGCCGCCGCGCCCAGTCAGGGGGACTTTGCCCGGGTCTGGATGCACAACGGCTTCGTCAACGTCGACAAGGAGAAGATGAGCAAATCGCTCGGCAACTTCGTGACGGTGAAGGACGTGCTGGACCGCAACGACCCGGAAGGGTTTCGCTGGTTCTTGCTGGGTGTGCACTATCGCGGGCCGATCCAGTTCGACACCGAGTCGCTGCCCGATGGGCGTGTGGTGTTCCCCGGCGTCGACGAGGCCGAGCGCCGCGTCGACTACGTGTACACCACCCTCGAGCGCCTCGCGGAGCTCGCGGCAGAGGCGGCGGGTGTGCCGGACAAACTCGCGCCCGAGCTTAGCGCGCCTCGCGGGCAGCTGGGCAAGGCGATGGAGCGCGCGCAGGCCGCGCTGGATGACGATCTGAACACCAGCGTCGCCCTGGCAGAGCTCGGCGAAATTGTCAGACTCGGCAACGACCTGTGTGATCTGGCGCAGAAGCGCCGCAAGGACGCGGCGTTCGTCAGCGGAGCCCGCGCCGTTGCCGCCGAGGCGCTCGGGCTCAGCGAAGCGCTGGGTCGCCAGCTCGGCCTGCTCGCTGCGAGC
The genomic region above belongs to Myxococcales bacterium and contains:
- a CDS encoding cysteine--tRNA ligase, with product MTTVRIYNTLTRNLEPLEPRQDMKVGVYCCGPTVYDVPHAGHARAAVAFDVLVRHLRARGYDVTYVRNITDIDDKILARAKENGETPLALSSRMADVYREQIGAVGCASPTHEPKVSDHLDEIVELVKKLVAEGAAYVVDMPGGLRDVYFSVRSFPGYGKLSRRRIDELVSGARVEKDETKQDPLDFALWKGAPKEEWGWDSPWGHGRPGWHIECSAMSEKYLGHGFDIHAGGMDLIFPHHENEIAQSEAAAPSQGDFARVWMHNGFVNVDKEKMSKSLGNFVTVKDVLDRNDPEGFRWFLLGVHYRGPIQFDTESLPDGRVVFPGVDEAERRVDYVYTTLERLAELAAEAAGVPDKLAPELSAPRGQLGKAMERAQAALDDDLNTSVALAELGEIVRLGNDLCDLAQKRRKDAAFVSGARAVAAEALGLSEALGRQLGLLAASREQYAARTRERRLRLRGLSAGDIDAKIAERAAARGAKDFSRADALRQELEAVGVRLRDAGAGTDWSVEA